A DNA window from Niabella yanshanensis contains the following coding sequences:
- a CDS encoding ABC transporter ATP-binding protein: protein MTIQLHNAGKRYNRDWIFRNLNYTFQCGKHYAITGPNGSGKSTLLQVLSGAVSVNEGSCSHSLKNAAISPEKIFSYTSLCAPYLELVEEFTLTEFLTFHQSFKPFVGGMTVNAVIDAVHLAHARHKKINEYSSGMKQRVKLAQCILSDTPLVLLDEPCTNLDTAGIELYNQLIKTYCSGRLAVVSSNDIAEYGFCEEVLDITRFK, encoded by the coding sequence ATGACGATTCAATTGCATAATGCGGGCAAACGTTATAACCGGGACTGGATCTTCCGAAATCTCAACTATACTTTTCAGTGCGGAAAGCATTATGCGATTACCGGGCCCAACGGAAGTGGTAAAAGTACGCTTTTACAGGTTTTAAGCGGCGCTGTTTCCGTCAATGAAGGGTCCTGCAGTCATTCATTGAAAAATGCTGCCATTTCCCCCGAAAAAATATTCAGCTATACTTCGCTTTGTGCCCCCTATCTTGAGCTGGTAGAAGAATTCACCCTTACAGAGTTTCTAACCTTCCATCAATCGTTCAAGCCTTTTGTTGGCGGCATGACCGTTAATGCCGTGATCGATGCCGTTCACCTGGCCCATGCCCGTCACAAAAAGATCAATGAATACAGCAGCGGTATGAAGCAAAGAGTAAAGCTGGCTCAATGTATTTTGTCCGATACGCCCCTGGTATTACTGGATGAACCCTGCACCAATTTGGATACGGCAGGTATAGAATTATACAATCAGCTCATTAAAACCTACTGTTCAGGAAGATTGGCTGTAGTAAGTAGTAATGATATTGCTGAATATGGCTTTTGCGAAGAAGTACTGGATATTACCAGGTTCAAGTAG
- the lpxA gene encoding acyl-ACP--UDP-N-acetylglucosamine O-acyltransferase — protein MIHFNSYIHPDAKVATNVKIDPFTVIHPNVEIGEGTWIGSNVTIQEGTTIGKNCKIFPGTVIGSEPQDKKYAGEKTTVEIGDDCVIREFVTIHRGTSDKWKTVVGKGCWILAYSHIGHDCTIGNYCTLSNSTQIAGHVVLGDYVGFGGVVAVHQFVKIGSHSFISGGSLVSKDVPPFIKAARQPLSYAGVNSVGLKRRGYSIEQINHILDIYRVLYNKGLNVTQAVQILEEEFPVTEERDEILTFIQESTRGIIKRYSKANGDDDSIA, from the coding sequence ATGATACATTTCAACTCATACATACATCCTGACGCTAAAGTGGCGACCAATGTTAAAATAGACCCTTTTACAGTTATTCACCCCAACGTCGAAATAGGGGAGGGTACCTGGATTGGCTCCAATGTTACGATACAGGAAGGAACTACCATTGGCAAAAACTGTAAGATATTCCCGGGTACTGTTATTGGTTCCGAACCACAGGATAAGAAGTATGCTGGAGAAAAGACAACTGTAGAGATTGGAGATGATTGTGTTATACGTGAATTTGTTACCATTCACCGGGGTACCAGCGATAAATGGAAAACAGTAGTTGGAAAAGGCTGCTGGATATTGGCCTACAGCCATATCGGGCATGATTGTACCATAGGCAACTATTGTACCTTAAGTAATAGCACTCAAATAGCCGGTCACGTGGTACTGGGCGACTATGTGGGTTTTGGAGGAGTGGTTGCGGTACATCAGTTTGTAAAGATTGGTTCACACTCATTTATCAGCGGCGGGTCGCTGGTGAGCAAAGATGTGCCACCGTTTATTAAAGCAGCCAGGCAGCCTTTAAGCTATGCCGGGGTAAACTCGGTTGGTTTAAAGCGCAGGGGCTACAGCATCGAGCAAATCAATCATATTCTTGATATTTACCGGGTTTTGTATAATAAAGGATTAAATGTTACACAAGCTGTTCAGATACTCGAAGAAGAGTTTCCTGTAACAGAAGAAAGGGACGAAATACTTACTTTCATCCAGGAAAGTACCCGCGGTATCATCAAGCGGTACAGCAAAGCCAATGGCGATGACGATTCAATTGCATAA
- a CDS encoding MGH1-like glycoside hydrolase domain-containing protein, with amino-acid sequence MTEEHKRLQENAKKEVPLEKWGPYVSERQWGTVREDYSEYGDSWGYFPFDHAYCRSYFWGEDGLAGISDYFQNLCFAIALWNGKDPILKERLFGVGNYEGNHGEDVKELYYYLDNVPSHYYMEYLYKYPQQAFPYDQLRTESKNRSKDEPEYEILDTDVFKDSRYFDVKITYAKTDSTDIGVKISITNRYQKAAAITVLPTLWFYNRWTKHGSLKTKPNFSPAGKNTVFAEHSRLGNYYFYYEEPDDALYTDNETNTQIVTGQPNESIFTKDAFHQAIIHKTHVNELRQRKSGTKFSPVYHYTVKAGETIDIYCRLSEKQQDDPFDSDFEKLFEKRKKEADAFYAEIFPKGVKSDLAKVQRQALAGLLWSKQYYHYDIEKWLSNSDGIAQNNDRRKSGRNNDWKHLKNQDVISMPDKWEYPWYAAWDQSFQCISMAVVDPIFAKNQLLLLMREWYMKPDGQLPSYEWNFSDVNPPVQAWAAMEIFEIERKTTGKGDIDFLKKVFHKLLINFTWWINRKDRKGDNIFEGGFLGLDNIGVFNRSYHDQGDIQLEQADGTSWMGVYALSMMDMALEIAMVDSSFEDAATKFFEHFILIAEALNEHFLWNEEDQFFYDVLCMRDAPPQPLRIQSIVGLTSLYAVATIKKEVFEKLPDFAKRFDWYKKYRLKNNRFWPKEEHSDGNELLLSMVQTDRLKSMLKRLFDEQEFLSDGGIRALSKYHEAHPYSVTINGEVHTIQYDPGDSTSDMFGGNSNWRGPVWIPINFIIIQSIRRLGKFYHDSLMVEYPTGSGSQMNLFNTSTELAKRVISMFEKDKEGNRPIYGPYNWFYQQPENEELILFFEYFHGDTGRGLGANHQTGWSALVAELISELADKA; translated from the coding sequence ATGACAGAAGAACATAAGAGGTTACAGGAGAACGCAAAAAAAGAAGTACCATTAGAAAAATGGGGACCTTATGTAAGTGAACGCCAGTGGGGTACCGTTCGGGAAGATTATAGTGAATACGGAGACAGTTGGGGATACTTCCCCTTTGATCATGCTTATTGCAGGTCTTACTTTTGGGGTGAGGATGGGCTGGCTGGCATCTCAGATTATTTTCAAAACCTCTGCTTTGCAATAGCATTGTGGAATGGAAAAGACCCTATCTTAAAAGAGCGTTTATTTGGTGTGGGTAACTACGAGGGCAATCACGGAGAAGACGTAAAGGAGCTCTATTACTACCTGGATAATGTACCCAGCCATTATTATATGGAGTACCTGTATAAATACCCGCAACAGGCTTTTCCTTACGATCAATTGAGAACAGAGAGCAAAAATCGCTCTAAAGATGAGCCTGAGTATGAGATACTGGACACCGATGTATTTAAGGATAGCCGGTATTTTGATGTAAAAATTACTTATGCTAAAACCGATAGTACGGATATCGGAGTTAAAATTAGCATCACCAACCGTTATCAAAAAGCGGCTGCTATTACCGTATTGCCCACACTTTGGTTTTATAACCGCTGGACCAAGCATGGCAGTTTAAAAACAAAACCCAATTTTTCTCCTGCAGGAAAAAATACTGTTTTTGCGGAACATTCGAGATTAGGTAACTACTACTTTTATTACGAGGAGCCTGATGATGCGTTATACACCGACAATGAAACGAATACCCAAATAGTAACGGGTCAGCCCAATGAAAGCATATTTACAAAAGATGCTTTTCACCAGGCTATTATTCATAAGACCCATGTGAATGAACTACGGCAGAGAAAATCGGGTACCAAGTTTTCGCCGGTATATCATTATACGGTTAAAGCGGGGGAAACCATTGATATTTATTGCCGCCTTTCTGAAAAGCAGCAAGATGATCCTTTTGACAGCGATTTTGAAAAATTGTTTGAAAAAAGGAAAAAAGAAGCGGATGCATTCTACGCAGAAATATTCCCCAAAGGCGTAAAGAGTGATCTGGCGAAAGTGCAGCGCCAGGCACTGGCCGGTTTGTTATGGAGTAAGCAATACTATCATTACGATATTGAAAAATGGCTGTCTAATTCGGATGGCATTGCACAGAACAATGACAGGCGTAAAAGCGGCCGTAATAATGATTGGAAGCACCTGAAAAACCAGGATGTGATTTCGATGCCGGATAAATGGGAGTATCCCTGGTATGCTGCATGGGATCAAAGCTTCCAGTGTATTTCGATGGCCGTGGTAGACCCTATTTTTGCCAAGAACCAGCTGCTGCTGTTAATGCGGGAGTGGTATATGAAACCCGACGGACAGCTACCGTCCTACGAGTGGAATTTTAGCGATGTAAATCCTCCCGTGCAAGCCTGGGCGGCAATGGAAATTTTCGAGATAGAACGGAAGACTACCGGTAAAGGGGATATTGATTTTCTGAAAAAAGTGTTCCATAAGCTGCTGATCAATTTCACCTGGTGGATCAACCGAAAAGACCGGAAAGGAGATAATATTTTTGAAGGAGGCTTTTTGGGACTGGATAATATTGGTGTATTTAACCGCAGTTATCACGACCAGGGGGATATACAACTGGAACAGGCCGATGGAACGAGCTGGATGGGCGTATACGCGCTCAGTATGATGGATATGGCTTTGGAGATTGCTATGGTGGACAGCAGCTTTGAAGACGCGGCCACGAAATTCTTCGAGCATTTTATCTTGATTGCTGAGGCATTGAATGAACATTTCTTATGGAATGAGGAAGACCAGTTTTTCTACGATGTATTATGTATGCGGGATGCGCCACCCCAGCCGCTGCGTATTCAATCTATTGTAGGACTTACTTCTTTATATGCGGTAGCAACTATCAAGAAAGAAGTATTTGAAAAATTGCCCGACTTCGCCAAGCGGTTCGACTGGTATAAGAAATACCGGTTGAAAAATAATCGTTTCTGGCCAAAAGAAGAGCATAGCGATGGAAATGAGCTGTTGTTGTCAATGGTTCAAACTGACAGGTTAAAGTCAATGCTTAAGCGTCTGTTTGATGAGCAGGAGTTTTTATCCGATGGCGGTATCAGGGCTTTATCCAAGTATCATGAAGCCCATCCCTACTCCGTTACCATCAACGGAGAAGTGCATACTATTCAATATGATCCGGGAGATTCCACCTCAGATATGTTTGGCGGTAATTCTAACTGGCGCGGACCGGTTTGGATACCCATCAATTTTATCATCATACAGTCTATCAGGCGTTTAGGGAAATTTTATCATGATTCTTTAATGGTCGAATACCCTACAGGTTCGGGCAGCCAGATGAATCTTTTTAATACCTCAACAGAGCTGGCAAAAAGGGTGATCAGTATGTTCGAGAAAGATAAAGAGGGCAACCGGCCTATTTATGGTCCGTATAACTGGTTCTACCAGCAACCCGAAAACGAAGAGCTCATTTTATTCTTTGAATATTTTCACGGCGATACCGGTCGTGGCCTGGGTGCCAACCACCAAACCGGCTGGAGCGCGTTGGTGGCAGAATTGATCAGCGAACTGGCTGATAAAGCATAA
- a CDS encoding enoyl-CoA hydratase/isomerase family protein: MLSDIILFDVQDHIAVITINRPDKLNALNKSVFDELDRLVDTVIERPDIRSAIITGAGEKAFVAGADIGEFSSLDSPSGEALARRGQLIFDKIESSPKIIVAAVNGYALGGGCELAMACHFRLASDNAKFGQPEVNLGLLPGYGGTQRLTQLIGKGRTIELLATGNMIDALTAFNYGLVNHVVDRSELISKARSILAVVNVKAPLAVAASIKAAQQAYDADKAGYLTEARLFGELLQTADCKEGVNAFLEKRPAVFKGS; encoded by the coding sequence ATGTTATCTGATATAATACTTTTTGATGTTCAGGACCATATTGCCGTTATCACCATTAACAGGCCCGATAAACTCAATGCTTTAAATAAATCAGTGTTTGACGAGTTAGACAGGTTAGTAGATACCGTTATTGAAAGACCGGACATCAGGTCGGCGATTATAACCGGTGCGGGCGAAAAGGCTTTTGTAGCGGGCGCTGATATTGGCGAGTTCAGCAGTCTGGACTCACCGTCTGGTGAAGCCCTGGCCCGGCGGGGGCAGTTGATTTTTGATAAAATTGAAAGCAGTCCCAAGATCATTGTGGCCGCGGTAAACGGGTATGCGTTAGGTGGTGGTTGTGAGCTGGCAATGGCCTGCCATTTCAGGTTGGCAAGTGATAATGCAAAATTTGGTCAGCCTGAAGTGAACCTGGGATTATTGCCGGGCTATGGTGGTACGCAGCGGCTGACACAGCTAATTGGTAAAGGAAGGACGATCGAGCTGTTGGCCACGGGTAATATGATTGATGCGTTGACTGCCTTTAATTACGGGCTGGTAAATCATGTGGTTGACAGAAGTGAATTAATCTCCAAAGCCAGGTCCATACTGGCTGTTGTTAATGTAAAGGCTCCTTTGGCGGTAGCCGCTTCCATTAAAGCTGCACAACAGGCATATGATGCCGATAAAGCTGGCTACTTAACTGAAGCCAGGCTGTTTGGTGAACTACTGCAGACCGCCGATTGTAAAGAGGGTGTTAACGCGTTTCTGGAAAAGAGGCCGGCAGTATTTAAAGGCTCATAA
- the gndA gene encoding NADP-dependent phosphogluconate dehydrogenase translates to MDAHFGMIGLGTMGRNLVLNIADHGFKVCGYDRSEEQTLRMKEEAGDRPVITVSSSADLIKNLRTPRIIMFLVPAGKIVDAVIDELIPNLEKGDILIDGGNSHFIDTDRRYAALQNSGIHFIGMGVSGGEEGARFGPSMMPGGNEESYKLVQDIFESIAAKADGEPCVAFMGNSAAGHYVKMVHNGIEYAVMQMISEVYGLLRNEGVSNAELHQLFDTWNKGELQSFLIEITADIFKQKDPETGNDLIDMILDKAKQKGTGLWTSQSALELNVPLPTIDTSVSMRYLSALKEERTQFARLYNHQNKKTGVDVEALKKDCRDALHFGFMMAYAQGLELLSVASSIYKYDIPIPTAIKVWRAGCIIRSLMLNDLYKAFSEDATLKNVIASPVFVPLLKEKRPGLVNFLKTAMDAGIPSLAFSAVLNYFDAYVQERLPANLVQAQRDYFGAHTYERIDKEGAFHTDWTPAT, encoded by the coding sequence ATGGACGCACATTTTGGAATGATCGGCTTAGGTACTATGGGCCGGAATCTTGTTTTAAATATTGCAGATCATGGGTTTAAAGTATGTGGTTATGACCGTAGTGAAGAACAAACCCTACGCATGAAGGAGGAAGCCGGAGACCGGCCTGTTATCACAGTTTCCTCATCGGCGGATTTAATAAAAAATCTTCGTACGCCACGTATTATCATGTTTCTGGTACCTGCAGGTAAAATTGTAGACGCTGTAATTGATGAGTTGATACCCAACCTGGAAAAAGGCGATATCTTAATAGACGGGGGCAACTCTCATTTTATTGATACCGACAGAAGATATGCAGCCTTACAAAATTCAGGTATTCATTTTATAGGTATGGGTGTATCCGGCGGAGAAGAAGGCGCACGGTTTGGCCCGAGCATGATGCCAGGGGGCAATGAAGAAAGTTATAAGCTGGTACAGGATATCTTTGAATCAATCGCTGCCAAGGCAGACGGAGAACCTTGCGTTGCTTTTATGGGTAACAGCGCTGCCGGTCATTATGTAAAAATGGTGCACAATGGAATTGAATATGCTGTCATGCAGATGATCAGCGAAGTATACGGATTACTAAGAAATGAAGGTGTGTCTAACGCAGAGCTGCATCAGCTGTTTGACACCTGGAATAAGGGTGAGCTGCAATCCTTCCTGATTGAAATAACGGCTGATATATTTAAACAAAAAGACCCTGAAACCGGTAACGACCTGATCGACATGATATTGGACAAGGCCAAACAAAAAGGCACGGGGTTATGGACCTCTCAAAGCGCACTGGAATTAAATGTACCGCTTCCCACTATCGACACCTCTGTGTCCATGCGTTACCTGTCTGCGTTGAAAGAGGAGCGCACGCAGTTTGCACGTTTATACAATCATCAAAATAAAAAAACCGGTGTAGACGTAGAAGCTTTAAAGAAGGACTGCCGCGATGCATTACATTTCGGATTTATGATGGCCTATGCGCAGGGACTGGAACTGCTTTCAGTAGCTTCATCTATTTACAAATATGATATTCCAATTCCTACAGCTATCAAGGTTTGGCGTGCCGGATGTATTATCCGTTCGCTGATGCTGAACGACTTATATAAAGCTTTTTCTGAAGATGCCACATTGAAAAATGTAATTGCGTCACCGGTATTTGTACCGCTGCTAAAAGAAAAAAGACCGGGCCTGGTTAACTTCCTGAAAACGGCTATGGATGCAGGTATTCCCTCACTGGCTTTTTCTGCAGTATTGAATTATTTTGACGCATACGTTCAGGAAAGGCTGCCAGCCAACCTGGTTCAGGCGCAGCGCGATTATTTTGGAGCACACACTTACGAGCGTATCGATAAGGAAGGCGCCTTTCATACAGACTGGACTCCCGCTACTTAG
- a CDS encoding sugar MFS transporter: MSVATQPGSQRNYTVPLITICALFFIFGFITWANGTLIPFFKMSFSLSDGAAFLVATASYMAYFFLAIPSSWILKQTGFKNGIVLGLVVLALGGLIFIPAANSHSFGLFLTGIFVQGASLALLQTAVNPYLSIIGPIESAAKRISMAGICNKFAGMIVPFIMGALFLKNAGEVEAKIQAATGDEKLQLLNDVLSRVNTPYIVLAVIFILFAVFVKFLNLPEIQPEEDVVDGASGQVIHHKSIFQFPHLFLGALCIFVYVAAEVMAGDIIGVYGKELGISPDIAKYFTSLTLTGMLIGYVIGIITIPKYLSQQKALRICALLGIVFSVIAYLSSGYTAVVFIALLGLANSLMWPAIFPLGINHLGKFIKLGSAIMIMGIAGGAIWPLIYAWLKDTAGLDFQLAYFITVLPCYLYILYFAIAGHKVGLKGK, translated from the coding sequence ATGAGTGTAGCCACACAACCAGGTTCTCAAAGAAATTATACGGTTCCGCTGATCACGATCTGCGCATTGTTTTTCATTTTCGGGTTTATTACCTGGGCGAATGGAACACTGATCCCTTTTTTTAAAATGTCTTTCAGTCTTAGCGATGGAGCCGCTTTTTTGGTTGCCACTGCTTCCTATATGGCTTATTTCTTCCTGGCTATTCCCTCTTCCTGGATATTAAAGCAAACAGGTTTTAAGAACGGAATTGTGCTGGGTCTTGTTGTACTTGCTCTTGGCGGATTAATATTTATTCCCGCCGCCAATTCGCATTCCTTTGGCTTGTTTCTTACCGGCATATTTGTGCAGGGAGCTTCCCTGGCCTTGCTGCAAACGGCGGTAAACCCTTATTTATCTATTATCGGCCCTATTGAGAGCGCTGCTAAACGTATCAGCATGGCTGGCATTTGCAACAAGTTTGCAGGAATGATCGTTCCCTTTATTATGGGAGCGCTGTTCCTTAAAAATGCAGGCGAAGTAGAGGCGAAAATACAAGCAGCAACAGGCGACGAGAAATTGCAATTATTGAACGATGTGCTGTCAAGGGTAAATACGCCTTATATTGTTCTGGCTGTTATTTTTATTTTATTTGCTGTTTTTGTTAAGTTTCTGAACCTCCCTGAAATACAGCCCGAAGAAGATGTGGTTGATGGAGCCAGCGGCCAGGTTATTCACCATAAAAGCATTTTTCAGTTTCCGCATTTGTTTTTGGGGGCGCTTTGCATTTTTGTATATGTTGCAGCTGAAGTGATGGCGGGAGATATCATTGGGGTATATGGAAAGGAATTAGGTATTAGTCCTGATATCGCCAAATACTTTACATCTCTTACGCTAACAGGTATGTTGATTGGCTATGTAATTGGTATTATAACAATTCCCAAATACCTTTCGCAACAAAAAGCACTCAGGATTTGCGCTCTTTTAGGAATTGTATTTTCTGTTATTGCTTACCTGAGCAGTGGTTATACCGCCGTTGTGTTTATCGCTTTACTGGGGCTGGCTAATTCTTTAATGTGGCCGGCTATTTTCCCGCTGGGAATTAATCATTTAGGAAAATTTATCAAACTGGGTTCTGCCATTATGATCATGGGTATAGCCGGCGGCGCTATATGGCCATTAATATATGCCTGGTTAAAAGATACTGCAGGGCTTGATTTTCAGCTGGCATATTTCATAACTGTACTGCCTTGTTACCTATATATCTTATACTTTGCTATTGCAGGCCACAAAGTAGGCCTGAAAGGAAAATGA
- a CDS encoding trimeric intracellular cation channel family protein encodes MTFLTVITYLGIFMFALAGAFKARGAKLDIFGGLVVAFVSAYGGGTLRDLLLGVRPLTWINDNLAFGLVFAGTAVTFLVKDKVNNFRRTIFFTDAMGIGLFTAVGIEAAIQTGTNNLYSLIMGIITATFGGLIADIFCGYAPLLLRKGELYATACAAGGLAFILINKYFDFHRSLDLSICVILVVAVRIYSKRKRLTLPEI; translated from the coding sequence GTGACTTTCTTAACCGTCATAACCTACCTGGGTATCTTTATGTTTGCGCTTGCCGGTGCCTTTAAAGCCCGTGGCGCCAAACTGGATATATTTGGCGGGCTGGTAGTAGCTTTTGTATCGGCTTATGGAGGAGGAACGCTGCGGGACCTACTACTAGGCGTAAGACCGCTCACCTGGATTAACGATAACCTGGCTTTCGGATTGGTATTTGCCGGTACGGCGGTTACTTTCTTAGTAAAAGATAAGGTCAACAATTTCAGAAGAACGATCTTTTTTACCGATGCGATGGGTATTGGCCTTTTTACGGCTGTTGGTATAGAGGCCGCCATTCAAACAGGCACTAATAACCTGTACTCACTAATTATGGGTATTATTACGGCTACCTTCGGAGGTTTGATTGCCGATATATTCTGTGGGTATGCCCCGTTATTACTACGTAAAGGAGAACTTTATGCAACAGCCTGCGCTGCCGGGGGGCTTGCATTTATTCTTATTAATAAGTACTTTGACTTCCATCGCAGTTTAGATCTGAGTATTTGTGTAATACTTGTGGTGGCGGTCAGGATCTATTCCAAACGAAAAAGGCTGACGTTGCCGGAGATATAA
- a CDS encoding helix-turn-helix domain-containing protein, producing the protein MSKQDEITTVTGPWTQALKGLQPIVCKEQHIPGSVNYSIRRFMRDEDNSAEDIGIVNYDYKGKSNEQNGVKLRFCVAGNMYCSTDACQKCTSGNTKACAQSVPSYDVVAVDYSAPQLSQFVNSKVNSNATDLLLRFNKKDSFQKNIPLCCKTRGVIEALVNHKYTGSLENIYVNAQLQMLLLYSMDWISDKEEVLSCRFLNSDVDREKITLARDILIQSIGQPITIKDLSRKVAMNECYLKKGFKEMYGTTIFDFYQNQRMEHAKYLLYEKGLNVTDVSMILGYSSISHFSTAFKKQTGLKPCELLLR; encoded by the coding sequence ATGAGTAAGCAAGACGAAATAACAACAGTCACAGGTCCATGGACACAGGCATTAAAAGGTCTGCAACCCATTGTATGTAAAGAGCAGCATATACCCGGGTCTGTAAATTACTCGATCAGGCGTTTCATGCGTGACGAAGATAACAGTGCAGAAGATATAGGTATTGTTAATTATGATTATAAAGGCAAAAGCAACGAGCAAAATGGCGTTAAATTAAGATTTTGCGTTGCAGGAAATATGTATTGTAGCACCGATGCCTGTCAGAAATGTACTTCGGGTAATACAAAAGCCTGTGCACAAAGCGTTCCTTCTTATGATGTGGTAGCGGTTGATTATTCGGCTCCGCAGCTTTCCCAGTTTGTAAACAGTAAAGTTAATTCTAATGCTACCGATTTACTGTTACGTTTTAATAAAAAAGATTCTTTTCAGAAAAATATACCGCTCTGTTGCAAAACACGTGGCGTAATTGAAGCATTGGTTAACCATAAATATACCGGTAGCCTGGAAAATATTTATGTGAATGCCCAATTACAGATGCTTTTATTATACAGCATGGATTGGATCTCTGATAAAGAAGAGGTTTTATCCTGCCGCTTCCTGAATAGTGATGTTGATCGGGAGAAAATAACGCTGGCGCGGGATATTTTAATCCAAAGCATTGGCCAACCTATCACCATCAAAGACCTTAGCCGTAAGGTAGCCATGAACGAGTGCTATCTTAAAAAAGGGTTTAAGGAAATGTATGGTACCACCATTTTTGATTTTTACCAGAACCAACGTATGGAACATGCCAAATACCTTTTATATGAAAAAGGGCTGAACGTTACAGACGTATCCATGATATTGGGCTATTCTTCTATTTCCCATTTCAGCACAGCCTTTAAAAAACAAACAGGGCTGAAGCCCTGTGAGTTGTTACTGCGATAA
- a CDS encoding N-acetylmuramoyl-L-alanine amidase: MFIKKALPALALLALCACGNKPPQKTNVLNRNPPKNTGTKPSPGNPPNQTVFTKPEQVTRNNQQNNTPEVTKRPEREKETYTPPPASNDAAAYTYRSPQYYKRITDSIQYYAKPSYEKTVDEIINQIAKNPSQKKNPAVNAQWYASVNFNIRKPNFVVLHHTAQNSAEQTLFTFSISRTQTSAHYVVGRDGVVYQMLNDYVRAWHAGNSKWGSITDMNSCSLGIEIDNNGEEPFSDAQVSALIKLLDYLKDQHGIPQSNFIAHSDIAPSRKSDPSKYFPWKRLADAGFGYWYDTYNMQTPPADFNALLALRVIGYDISNQASAIKAFKLHYIQNDISGTLSEYDKKVLYNLYRKF, encoded by the coding sequence ATGTTTATCAAAAAAGCATTACCGGCTTTGGCATTGTTGGCTTTGTGCGCCTGTGGCAATAAGCCGCCCCAAAAAACCAATGTTCTCAATAGAAATCCTCCTAAAAATACAGGTACAAAGCCTTCACCCGGCAATCCGCCCAACCAAACCGTTTTTACAAAGCCTGAACAGGTTACAAGAAATAATCAGCAAAATAATACGCCGGAGGTTACCAAAAGACCGGAAAGAGAAAAGGAAACTTACACACCTCCTCCTGCTTCAAATGATGCAGCGGCGTACACTTATCGCTCTCCGCAATATTATAAACGCATCACAGATAGTATACAGTACTACGCCAAACCTTCTTACGAAAAAACGGTTGATGAGATCATTAACCAGATCGCTAAAAACCCTTCTCAGAAAAAGAATCCTGCAGTAAATGCACAGTGGTATGCTTCAGTTAACTTCAATATAAGGAAACCTAATTTCGTAGTATTACATCATACTGCGCAAAACTCGGCAGAGCAAACTTTATTTACCTTTTCCATTTCCCGGACACAAACCAGCGCTCACTATGTGGTGGGTCGTGATGGTGTCGTTTATCAAATGCTCAATGACTATGTACGTGCCTGGCATGCGGGTAACAGCAAATGGGGCAGCATTACTGATATGAACTCCTGCAGCCTGGGTATTGAGATTGATAATAATGGTGAAGAGCCATTTTCTGATGCCCAGGTCTCCGCACTTATTAAGTTGCTCGACTATTTAAAAGATCAACACGGCATTCCACAATCCAACTTTATTGCACACTCAGATATTGCACCCAGCCGCAAAAGTGACCCCAGTAAATACTTTCCCTGGAAGCGTCTCGCTGATGCAGGCTTCGGTTACTGGTACGATACTTATAATATGCAAACGCCTCCAGCCGATTTTAATGCCTTGTTAGCTCTCCGTGTAATAGGTTACGATATCAGTAATCAGGCTTCAGCTATCAAAGCTTTTAAGCTGCATTATATTCAAAACGATATTTCCGGTACCCTTAGCGAATACGATAAAAAAGTGCTGTATAACCTATACCGTAAATTTTAA